The genomic region CATCAGAATCTACCACCGGAAGTGCTACACGGTCATATTTAGCCAACATTTTTACGGCTTCTTCCTGGTCATCATTTACCGTAAGAGCTTCAAAAGACCGGTCCATCAAGGTCTCAATGGGATCGTCCTGATTAGCAAGAATCAGGTGGGTAATACGCAAGTCATCAATCAGGTGTTCTTTGTCATCCACCACATAAATAACATTGATGGTTTCCGCGGTTTCGCCGAATTTCCGGATATGCTCCATACTGTGTTTTATAGTCCAGTCCGACTTCACTTTAACATATCTGGGCGTCATCAAACGACCCACACTCTCTTCAGGATAGCCCAGTAATTTCTTTAACTGCTTTTGATCTTCCCTGTTGATGGAGTTCATCACCCTTTGGGTAAGGTGGCCGGGTAGTTCCTCGAGAATAGAAACCTGTTCATCGGGCTCCAGATTTCCCATTACATCACTCAACTGTTGCTTGTTGAATAGTTCTAATAATTCAACACCTTTTGAAGAGGGAAGCTCTGCAAAAACATCAGCGGCAATGGGTTTCTTGAGCAAACGAAAAACGACAATGGCAATTTCACCGGGTAGTTCAAGCAATAAATCAGCTATATCTGCCGACGGAACATCATTCAACACCTCTTTGAGGGCCACCCAGTCCTTGGCTTCAATAAGCTCTTCAAATTCAGGTTTTATGAGTTGAACAAACATGGTTTTCCAATGATAATATTACCCTTGCAGATGGGGCTAAGAATCGGAGTTAATCCCGCAAAAAACAAGTTTTAGAAATGAGTTTTAGAGAAAAGTTAGGACTTTTACTCTTCCGAGAGCACACTAAAATGTATTTCAGGCCTTTAGCTTTTTCAGGGCTTGTTTAGCAGCTCTTTGCTCAGCCTTTTTCTTACTCTTACCCTTACCCTGACCATATTCATTTTCCCCAATCATCACTTTTACCAGAAAAGTTCGGTTATGGCCGGGACCGCTTTCACTGATTAATTCATACTGTGGTATGGACATTTTTTGAGCCTGTGCATATTCAAGAAGAACACTTTTGTAATTATCAACGGTGTTTATTAATTCTTCAATTACCAGGTTGTTCTTAATTACGCGGTCCACAAATTGGTAGGCTTGCCGGTATCCTTTGGTTATATAAATAGCAGCAATAATAGATTCAAACGCATCGGCCAGAATGCTTTTAGATATTTTTCCACCGCCATTTCTCTCCCCTAATTCCATTAACTCCTCAAGGCCCAATTCTTTTGAAAAAGAAGAAAGTGTGTCTCCTCTTACAAGTTTTGCTCTTACTTTGGTTAAAAAACCTTCATCCTTTTCCGGATAATCATTGAAAAGTATTTCAGCTGCAATCAAATCCAAAACAGCATCACCCAAAAACTCGAGTCTTTCATATGAATCATAAGTTTCATACTGCTCCTGAGAGAGCGTGGAACGATGGCGCAAGGCTTTTAGAAACAAAGAAGGATCGTCGATTTGCAAACCAACGATCCTCTCGAGATTCTCAATTCTGCTTTTAAGTTCAGGGCTAAGATCTGACTTCTTCTTTTTACTGAAAAGTGATCTAAACCATTGCGGCATAAATATTAATCCTTGTATTTATTAAACACTAAGGTGGAATTATGGCCGCCAAAACCAAAAGCATTATTCAAAGCATATTTGACATCACGAACAACAGCTTCATTTGCAGTGTAATTTAAATCACACTCCGGGTCCTGATTCTCAATATTAATAGTAGGCGGTACCATACCATGGTAAATGGAAAGCAATGTAGCTATAGACTCAATTGCCCCGGCCGCCCCAAGAGTATGGCCATGCATACTCTTAGTTGAGTTCAGGTTTAAAGTCTTTGAATGTTCTCCAAAAACCTTTTTGATCGTATTGGTTTCAGCAATATCTCCCAGCGGAGTTGAGGTACCATGCATATTAATATGATCAACATCTTCCGGTTCTATTCCCGCTGCCTTCATAGCTCTGGTCATAGCCAATGTAACGCCATTTCCATCAGGATCAGGAGCAGTAATGTGATACGCATCTGCTGAAAAACCATATCCTTTGATTTCACCATAAATACGAGCACCACGTTCAAGTGCAGAATCCAAACTTTCCAGTATAAAGATTCCGGCCCCTTCTCCCAGCACAAAACCATCTCGATCCTTATCGAATGGCCTCGAGGCTGTTTCCGGTGAATCATTCCTTGTAGACATGGCCTTCATGCTGTTAAAACCTGATATCCCGATGCGTGTTACAGGTGCTTCGGTACCTCCGGCTACAGCATAATCTGCCTGTCCGTAACGAATGGAATCATATGCAAGGCCAATATTATGAGACCCGGTGGCACATGCAGAAACTGCACAGAAATTAGGACCTCTGAAACCATATTTAATAGATATTTGCCCGGATACAATATCAGGAATGAGCATTGGAATAAAGAAAGGAGATACTCCTCTTGGACCATGCTCATGAAATGATACTGATTGTTCATAGAATGTTTCCATCCCGCCAATCCCGGTACCCACCAATACAGCAACTTCATCTTTATCAATTTTATCCAGATCAAGTTTACTGTCTTCGATAGCTTCACCGGAAGCAATAAGGGCATATTGTGCAACCTTATCAAGCCTCCTGGCTTCTTTGCGATCGAAATAATCAGTGGGTTCGTAGCCCTCAATCTGAGCAGCAAATTTTGTGGCGAAGTCAGTCGTATCGAAATGTTCGACTAAGCGAACACCGCTTTTCCCTGAAACTAAACCGTTCCAAAAGTCTGGCGCACTTTTACCAATTGGGGTAAAAGCACCGATACCCGTAACAACAACTCTGCGAGTGCTCATAAGTAATTTTTTATAAGTATTAAATTAGGATAATTTTCCGGATAGGTAGGTAACTGCGTCCCCTACTGTGGCAATATTTTCCGCGTCTTCATCCGGAATGCTAAGATCGAATTCTTTTTCGAATTCCATAATTAATTCTACGGTATCCAGAGAATCAGCTCCAAGGTCATTGGTAAAGTTAGCATCTGCTGCTACTTCTGATTCATCTACACCAAGTTTATCTACTATGATAGCTTTTACTTTTGATTCTACGTCTTGTGACATATTGTGTCCTTTTTCAGTGATTAGTTGGTAGTTATAATTTTGATAAAATAAGTGTTTTCAACTTAAAAATTCAGTCTAGCTTCTGCAATATAGACAATTACATTGCCATCCCGCCATCTACGCGAATAACTTCGCCGGTAATATACGAACTCATGTCGGATGAAAGGAATACAACAGCATCAGCTACTTCATCAGCTTCCCCTGCCCTACCCAATGGCGTTTCTGATTTAATTCCTTCTAAAACTTTTTCATCCAATTCACCTGTCATGTCGGTGAGAATATATCCCGGAGCTATTACATTTGCACGAATATTTCTGGATGCGAGTTCTTTTGCATATGATTTTGTAAATCCGATAATCCCGGCCTTTGATGCTGCGTAATTGCTCTGTCCGGCATTTCCGGAAATGCCGACCACAGAGCTTATATTGATAATAGATCCTCCACGATTTCTCATCATGGGCTTGGCAGCAGCTTTTGAGTAATTAAAAACGCTCTTTAAATTTGTAGTAATCACGTCATCCCATTGATCTTCACTCATTCTGAGTATAAGGTTGTCTTTGGTAATACCTGCATTATTTACAATTACGTCCAGTTTGCCCCAATCATTAACAACCTCATTTATCACTTCTTCAGCACGTTCTAAACTGACGGCATCAGCTTGTAATGCCTTACTTTTTTGTCCTCTTTTTTCGATCTCGGCTTTTACTTCTTCCGCCGCATCGGCTGAACGCGCATAGGTAATGGCTACATCCGCTCCAAAGTCAGCGAGCTTGAGCGCAATTGCGCGTCCAATTCCCCGGCTTCCTCCGGTTACTAAACAGGTCTTTCCTTCTAACGATAAACTCATAGTTGTTTCTTTATTGGTGTCCTGAGATTTCTACGCCTTTTAAGGTTCGCTTTACCAATCCTTGCAATACTTTGCCGGGCCCTACTTCTACAAAAGAATCCGCGCCATTAGCATTCATATTATTCAAGGTTTGAGTCCAGCGTACCGGATTCAACAGCTGATTAAGTAAATTCGATCTGATTTCTTCCGGATTTGTAGTGGGCTCAGCTGTATAATTACTATATATAGGGCAATCTGGGGTTTCAATATTGAGTTGCTCCAATTGATTTTTCAGCCCATCATACGCGGGTTGCATCAAGGTAGAATGGAATGCCCCGCTTACCGGCAATAACATAGCCATACGAGCACCATTTTCTTTTGCCAACTCTACCGCTTTTTCCACTGC from Gracilimonas sp. harbors:
- the mgtE gene encoding magnesium transporter — its product is MFVQLIKPEFEELIEAKDWVALKEVLNDVPSADIADLLLELPGEIAIVVFRLLKKPIAADVFAELPSSKGVELLELFNKQQLSDVMGNLEPDEQVSILEELPGHLTQRVMNSINREDQKQLKKLLGYPEESVGRLMTPRYVKVKSDWTIKHSMEHIRKFGETAETINVIYVVDDKEHLIDDLRITHLILANQDDPIETLMDRSFEALTVNDDQEEAVKMLAKYDRVALPVVDSDGVLVGIVTADDIIDVAEEETTEDMQKMAGMDALDDYYSQTSIFDIVKKRLWWLVILFVGQILTAIAMGGYEEILQKVVALSFFVPLIISSGGNSGSQAATLVIRALATDDIKLEDWKKVFSREFTSGLMLGGLIGLLGFITLITWDLIGGQMLSSTVILTAAVIGLSLFAIVLFGNFTGAMLPFVLSKLNIDPAVSSAPFVATIVDVSGIIIYFSIAILLLSGTVL
- the rnc gene encoding ribonuclease III; its protein translation is MPQWFRSLFSKKKKSDLSPELKSRIENLERIVGLQIDDPSLFLKALRHRSTLSQEQYETYDSYERLEFLGDAVLDLIAAEILFNDYPEKDEGFLTKVRAKLVRGDTLSSFSKELGLEELMELGERNGGGKISKSILADAFESIIAAIYITKGYRQAYQFVDRVIKNNLVIEELINTVDNYKSVLLEYAQAQKMSIPQYELISESGPGHNRTFLVKVMIGENEYGQGKGKSKKKAEQRAAKQALKKLKA
- the fabF gene encoding beta-ketoacyl-ACP synthase II, with translation MSTRRVVVTGIGAFTPIGKSAPDFWNGLVSGKSGVRLVEHFDTTDFATKFAAQIEGYEPTDYFDRKEARRLDKVAQYALIASGEAIEDSKLDLDKIDKDEVAVLVGTGIGGMETFYEQSVSFHEHGPRGVSPFFIPMLIPDIVSGQISIKYGFRGPNFCAVSACATGSHNIGLAYDSIRYGQADYAVAGGTEAPVTRIGISGFNSMKAMSTRNDSPETASRPFDKDRDGFVLGEGAGIFILESLDSALERGARIYGEIKGYGFSADAYHITAPDPDGNGVTLAMTRAMKAAGIEPEDVDHINMHGTSTPLGDIAETNTIKKVFGEHSKTLNLNSTKSMHGHTLGAAGAIESIATLLSIYHGMVPPTINIENQDPECDLNYTANEAVVRDVKYALNNAFGFGGHNSTLVFNKYKD
- a CDS encoding acyl carrier protein, with translation MSQDVESKVKAIIVDKLGVDESEVAADANFTNDLGADSLDTVELIMEFEKEFDLSIPDEDAENIATVGDAVTYLSGKLS
- the fabG gene encoding 3-oxoacyl-[acyl-carrier-protein] reductase, with the protein product MSLSLEGKTCLVTGGSRGIGRAIALKLADFGADVAITYARSADAAEEVKAEIEKRGQKSKALQADAVSLERAEEVINEVVNDWGKLDVIVNNAGITKDNLILRMSEDQWDDVITTNLKSVFNYSKAAAKPMMRNRGGSIINISSVVGISGNAGQSNYAASKAGIIGFTKSYAKELASRNIRANVIAPGYILTDMTGELDEKVLEGIKSETPLGRAGEADEVADAVVFLSSDMSSYITGEVIRVDGGMAM